A window of Natranaerovirga pectinivora contains these coding sequences:
- a CDS encoding GntR family transcriptional regulator, which yields MSEYKVQDEVTDKYSLRGRVFHRIREDILTGKYKENESLKETSISNELGVSRTPVREAIRQLELEGLVSIIPNKGAVVMGINDKDIKDIYAIRSLLEGLCARWAVDNLTDIKLEKLEEIICLCDFHISKGHFEHLYELDNRFHEALYDAANSRTLKHILSDFHHYVQRVRKASLASTDRAIKSIEEHKAILEAIKAKDKDKAEELANLHIKNTSKNVIDNKL from the coding sequence TTGAGCGAGTATAAGGTCCAAGATGAAGTAACAGACAAATATTCTTTAAGAGGAAGAGTCTTTCATAGGATTAGAGAAGACATTCTGACAGGAAAATATAAAGAAAATGAATCCTTAAAAGAAACATCTATTTCTAATGAACTAGGTGTAAGTCGTACACCTGTACGTGAAGCAATTCGTCAGTTAGAATTAGAAGGACTAGTTAGTATTATACCTAACAAAGGTGCCGTTGTTATGGGTATTAATGATAAAGATATAAAAGATATTTACGCAATTAGGTCTCTCCTAGAAGGATTGTGTGCAAGATGGGCAGTGGACAATCTTACAGATATAAAGCTAGAGAAGCTGGAAGAGATCATTTGCTTGTGTGATTTTCATATAAGTAAAGGACATTTTGAACATCTATATGAACTAGACAATAGATTTCATGAAGCCTTATATGATGCTGCTAATAGTAGAACTTTAAAGCATATTTTATCGGACTTTCATCATTATGTCCAAAGGGTTAGAAAAGCTTCATTGGCTTCAACAGATAGAGCTATTAAATCTATTGAAGAACATAAAGCTATATTAGAAGCAATAAAAGCTAAAGATAAAGATAAAGCAGAAGAATTGGCTAATCTTCATATTAAAAATACATCAAAGAATGTAATAGACAACAAATTATGA
- a CDS encoding isocitrate/isopropylmalate family dehydrogenase, whose translation MDYLKQFETIVKEQLERVERLKEQKDFLDYKSLDTIVIGVVGGDGIGPAITGQAQRILEFLLNDEVNKGKVEFRVIEGCTIEKRAEVGKAIPDDVLEELKKCHVILKGPTTTPRKGDPWPNVESANVAMRKELDLFANVRPVKVPELGIDWTFFRENTEDSYALGSQGVNVSEDLAIDFKVITSQGTQRIAEAAFDYAKKNGKKKVTVVTKANVVKTTDGKFLDVCKEVSKNYPEVEMDDWYIDIMTAKLIDEKRRTQFEVFVLPNLYGDILTDEAAEFQGGVGTAGSANIGKQYSMFEAIHGSAPRMVDEGRDIYADPSSVIRAGAMLLNHIGYIEEADKLYKALEICSQTEKKLVMTGRDTGATSAAYANYIMETIDKLG comes from the coding sequence ATGGATTATTTAAAGCAATTCGAAACAATTGTAAAAGAACAACTTGAAAGAGTAGAGAGATTAAAAGAACAGAAAGATTTTCTTGACTATAAGTCATTAGATACTATTGTTATTGGTGTTGTTGGTGGAGATGGTATCGGTCCAGCAATTACTGGTCAAGCTCAAAGAATTCTTGAGTTCTTATTAAATGATGAAGTGAATAAAGGAAAAGTAGAATTTAGAGTAATAGAAGGTTGTACTATTGAAAAAAGAGCTGAAGTTGGGAAAGCTATTCCTGATGACGTATTAGAAGAATTAAAAAAATGTCATGTAATATTAAAAGGTCCTACAACTACACCAAGAAAGGGCGATCCATGGCCAAATGTTGAAAGCGCCAATGTTGCAATGAGAAAAGAATTAGACTTATTTGCAAATGTTCGTCCAGTAAAAGTTCCTGAACTTGGTATTGATTGGACTTTCTTTAGAGAAAATACAGAAGACTCTTATGCTTTAGGAAGTCAAGGGGTTAATGTGTCTGAAGACTTAGCAATTGACTTTAAAGTAATTACAAGTCAAGGGACACAACGTATTGCAGAAGCTGCTTTTGACTATGCTAAAAAGAATGGTAAGAAAAAAGTAACAGTAGTTACAAAAGCAAATGTAGTAAAAACAACAGATGGTAAATTCTTAGATGTATGTAAAGAAGTATCTAAAAATTATCCAGAAGTTGAAATGGATGATTGGTACATCGATATTATGACAGCAAAACTTATTGATGAAAAAAGAAGAACTCAATTTGAAGTATTTGTATTACCTAATCTTTATGGTGATATTTTAACAGATGAAGCTGCTGAATTCCAAGGTGGCGTAGGTACAGCTGGAAGTGCAAATATTGGTAAACAATACTCAATGTTTGAAGCGATTCACGGTTCTGCTCCAAGAATGGTAGATGAAGGTAGAGATATCTATGCTGATCCATCAAGTGTTATTAGAGCAGGTGCAATGTTATTAAATCACATTGGCTATATAGAAGAAGCAGATAAATTATATAAAGCATTAGAAATCTGTTCTCAAACTGAGAAAAAACTTGTTATGACTGGTAGAGATACAGGTGCAACAAGTGCGGCTTATGCTAATTATATTATGGAAACAATTGATAAATTAGGGTAA